One stretch of Hevea brasiliensis isolate MT/VB/25A 57/8 chromosome 12, ASM3005281v1, whole genome shotgun sequence DNA includes these proteins:
- the LOC110667320 gene encoding probable LRR receptor-like serine/threonine-protein kinase At1g06840 isoform X4 has protein sequence MAIAHRLRHLHHHYDQQSLCIRNSDLEMFQNSGGFSILGLSMSRISTFGTVLIMWLFWSSLLIEAQDAITSPVEVSALQDIKSSLIDINKNLSNWNRGDPCTSNWTGVLCFNTTMDDDYLHVRKLQLLNLNLSGTLSPSLGNLSYMEILDFMWNNISGSIPKEIGEIESLKLLLLNGNHLTGPLPEELGYLPNLDRIQIDENHISGSIPVSFAYLNMTKHFHMNNNSISGQIPPELSRLPRLVHFLLDNNNLSGYLPPQLSELPNLQILQLDNNNFDGATIPDSYGNMTKLLKLSLRNCSLQGPIPDLSRIPNLGYLDLSTNQLNGSIPSERLSENITTIDLSNNDLTGSIPASFSGLPCLQKLSVANNSLNGSILSTLWQSRTLNASERLKLDFENNRLTNISGNGNISLPQNVSLWLQGNPVCSNSNLVQFCGSQNEDVEKQGLTNFADNCPTQACPYVYSPTSPVDCFCAAPLIVGYRLKSPGFSNFLPYRDAFKEHLTSGLNLELYQLYLENFQWEEGPRLKMQLQLFPVYDASNKSSHVFNASEVLRIMSKFTGWDIHHNETFGPYELLYFPLLEPYNNVFVTSPSSSGTSKGALAGIVLGAIAGTVALCSIVSLLIIRMYLRNYRLRNYRANSRRRHASKALLKIDGIKDFTYAEMALATNNFNSSTQLGQGGYGIVYKGILADGTVVAVKRAQEHSLQGEKEFLTEIELLSRLHHRNLVSLVGYCDEEYEQMLVYEFMSNGTLRDHISAKSKEPLSFALRVRIALGSAKGILYLHKEADPPIFHRDIKASNILLDSNYNAKVADFGLSRLAPAPDIEGAVPAHVSTVVKGTPVGLLYLFPLGYLDPEYFLTHKLTDKSDVYSLGVVFLELLTGMQPITHGKNIVREVNLSYQSGMIFSFIDGRMGSYPSNCMEKFLNLAMKCCHDETDSRPSMADVVRELETIWAMIADSDMKTTDTVITDPGKSESSPSSSSMVKHPYVSSDVSGSDLVSGVAPSIPPR, from the exons ATGGCTATTGCCCATCGGCTCCGTCATCTACATCATCATTATGATCAACAATCTCTGTGCATTCGTAACAGTGACCTG GAGATGTTTCAGAATTCTGGTGGTTTTTCCATTCTTGGGCTGTCCATGTCAAGAATTTCCACTTTTGGAACTGTTTTGATTATGTGGCTGTTTTGGTCTTCTCTCCTCATTGAAGCACAAGATGCCATTACTAGTCCTGTAGAAG TGAGTGCACTGCAAGACATAAAGAGTAGTTTGATTGATATCAACAAAAATTTGAGCAATTGGAATCGAGGGGATCCCTGCACATCAAATTGGACAGGAGTTTTGTGCTTCAATACAACAATGGACGATGATTATCTGCATGTTAGAAAACT gcaaCTACTTAATTTGAATCTGTCTGGAACTTTATCACCATCACTTGGCAACTTATCCTATATGGAAATATT GGATTTTATGTGGAACAACATAAGTGGGAGTATACCAAAGGAGATAGGAGAAATTGAATCTTTGAAACTCTT GCTTCTGAATGGAAACCATTTAACAGGTCCCTTGCCTGAAGAGCTTGGATATCTTCCAAACTTGGACAGAATACAGATTGACGAGAACCATATATCAGGATCAATCCCTGTGTCATTTGCATACTTGAACATGACAAAGCACTT TCACATGAATAACAATTCAATTAGCGGGCAAATACCACCCGAACTATCCAGATTACCAAGGCTTGTTCACTT CCTTCTAGACAACAACAACTTATCTGGATATCTTCCACCACAGCTTTCTGAATTGCCAAACTTACAAATACT TCAACTTGATAACAACAACTTTGATGGGGCTACAATTCCAGATTCTTATGGCAACATGACTAAACTATTGAAATT GAGTCTCAGAAACTGCAGTTTGCAAGGTCCAATCCCTGACCTGAGCAGGATACCAAACCTTGGCTATCT AGACCTCAGTACAAACCAGCTAAATGGATCCATACCTTCTGAAAGGCTTTCTGAGAATATTACAACCAT TGATTTATCCAACAATGATCTTACTGGAAGTATCCCTGCCAGCTTTTCAGGTCTGCCTTGTCTTCAGAAATT GTCAGTTGCAAACAATTCACTGAATGGCTCCATTTTATCTACCCTTTGGCAAAGTCGGACTCTGAATGCATCTGAAAGACTTAAATT GGATTTTGAGAACAACAGACTGACAAATATTTCTGGCAATGGCAATATTAGTCTCCCTCAGAATGTCTCACTCTG GCTTCAAGGGAACCCTGTATGTTCAAATTCCAACCTGGTCCAATTTTGTGGATCTCAAAATGAGGATGTTGAAAAGCAGGGTTTGACAAACTTTGCTGATAACTGTCCCACTCAAGCATGTCCTTATGTATATTCCCCAACATCTCCTGTAGATTGTTTTTGTGCTGCCCCTCTGATCGTTGGTTATCGATTGAAAAGTCCTGGATTCTCCAATTTTCTACCCTACAGAGATGCATTTAAAGAGCATTTGACCTCTGGTCTCAATTTGGAACTTTATCAGCTATACCTTGAGAACTTCCAATGGGAGGAAGGACCTCGATTGAAGATGCAGCTGCAGTTATTTCCTGTCTATGATGCTAGCAACAAGAGTTCTCATGTGTTCAATGCAAGTGAGGTTCTGCGTATCATGAGCAAGTTCACTGGATGGGACATTCATCATAATGAAACATTTGGGCCTTACGAACTTTTGTACTTCCCTCTGTTGGAACCTTATAATAATG TGTTTGTTACCTCACCATCATCATCGGGTACAAGCAAAGGTGCCTTGGCTGGCATAGTATTGGGCGCCATTGCCGGTACAGTTGCATTATGTTCAATTGTTTCGCTTCTTATCATAAGGATGTATTTGAGGAACTACCGTCTGAGAAACTACCGTGCAAATTCAAGAAGACGTCATG CATCTAAAGCCTTGCTAAAAATTGATGGCATCAAGGATTTCACTTATGCTGAAATGGCCTTGGCTACAAACAATTTTAATAGCTCCACTCAACTTGGTCAAGGAGGATATGGAATAGTTTATAAAGGCATCCTGGCTGATGGCACAGTTGTGGCCGTCAAACGTGCTCAGGAGCATTCTTTACAGGGTGAGAAGGAGTTCTTAACAGAAATAGAATTGTTGTCAAGGCTACATCACAGGAATCTCGTTTCTTTGGTTGGATATTGTGATGAAGAATATGAACAG ATGTTGGTTTATGAGTTTATGTCAAATGGCACTCTTAGAGATCATATTTCTG CCAAGTCTAAAGAACCCCTGAGTTTTGCATTGAGAGTGAGAATTGCCTTGGGTTCAGCAAAAGGCATCCTCTACCTACATAAGGAAGCTGATCCTCCAATTTTCCATCGAGATATCAAGGCGAGCAACATATTGCTTGACTCTAATTATAATGCAAAGGTTGCTGATTTTGGACTTTCAAGACTCGCCCCAGCTCCAGATATAGAAGGGGCTGTGCCAGCTCATGTGTCCACAGTTGTAAAGGGTACCCCAGTAGGTTTACTATATTTATTCCCTCTA GGTTACCTTGATCcagagtattttctaacacataaATTGACAGATAAGAGTGATGTTTATAGCCTTGGTGTCGTTTTTCTGGAGCTGTTGACGGGGATGCAACCAATCACACATGGCAAAAACATTGTCCGAGAG GTCAATCTTTCATACCAATCTGGTATGATATTCTCATTCATTGATGGACGTATGGGCTCTTATCCTTCTAATTGTATGGAGAAGTTTTTGAATTTAGCCATGAAGTGTTGCCATGATGAGACAGACTCAAGACCATCAATGGCTGATGTGGTCCGAGAACTTGAAACTATATGGGCGATGATAGCAGATTCTGACATGAAAACAACCGATACAGTGATCACTGATCCTGGAAAGAGTGAGAGTTCACCATCTTCATCGTCCATGGTGAAGCATCCTTACGTGTCATCAGATGTTTCTGGCAGCGACCTTGTTAGTGGGGTTGCTCCTAGCATCCCCCCAAGATAA
- the LOC110667320 gene encoding probable LRR receptor-like serine/threonine-protein kinase At1g06840 isoform X6, which translates to MEILDFMWNNISGSIPKEIGEIESLKLLLLNGNHLTGPLPEELGYLPNLDRIQIDENHISGSIPVSFAYLNMTKHFHMNNNSISGQIPPELSRLPRLVHFLLDNNNLSGYLPPQLSELPNLQILYGFPTYPEMKQDFMFPYGSFPIIDPIFVDSLLTILFCLDLFFVFCSQLDNNNFDGATIPDSYGNMTKLLKLSLRNCSLQGPIPDLSRIPNLGYLDLSTNQLNGSIPSERLSENITTIDLSNNDLTGSIPASFSGLPCLQKLSVANNSLNGSILSTLWQSRTLNASERLKLDFENNRLTNISGNGNISLPQNVSLWLQGNPVCSNSNLVQFCGSQNEDVEKQGLTNFADNCPTQACPYVYSPTSPVDCFCAAPLIVGYRLKSPGFSNFLPYRDAFKEHLTSGLNLELYQLYLENFQWEEGPRLKMQLQLFPVYDASNKSSHVFNASEVLRIMSKFTGWDIHHNETFGPYELLYFPLLEPYNNVFVTSPSSSGTSKGALAGIVLGAIAGTVALCSIVSLLIIRMYLRNYRLRNYRANSRRRHASKALLKIDGIKDFTYAEMALATNNFNSSTQLGQGGYGIVYKGILADGTVVAVKRAQEHSLQGEKEFLTEIELLSRLHHRNLVSLVGYCDEEYEQMLVYEFMSNGTLRDHISAKSKEPLSFALRVRIALGSAKGILYLHKEADPPIFHRDIKASNILLDSNYNAKVADFGLSRLAPAPDIEGAVPAHVSTVVKGTPVGLLYLFPLGYLDPEYFLTHKLTDKSDVYSLGVVFLELLTGMQPITHGKNIVREVNLSYQSGMIFSFIDGRMGSYPSNCMEKFLNLAMKCCHDETDSRPSMADVVRELETIWAMIADSDMKTTDTVITDPGKSESSPSSSSMVKHPYVSSDVSGSDLVSGVAPSIPPR; encoded by the exons ATGGAAATATT GGATTTTATGTGGAACAACATAAGTGGGAGTATACCAAAGGAGATAGGAGAAATTGAATCTTTGAAACTCTT GCTTCTGAATGGAAACCATTTAACAGGTCCCTTGCCTGAAGAGCTTGGATATCTTCCAAACTTGGACAGAATACAGATTGACGAGAACCATATATCAGGATCAATCCCTGTGTCATTTGCATACTTGAACATGACAAAGCACTT TCACATGAATAACAATTCAATTAGCGGGCAAATACCACCCGAACTATCCAGATTACCAAGGCTTGTTCACTT CCTTCTAGACAACAACAACTTATCTGGATATCTTCCACCACAGCTTTCTGAATTGCCAAACTTACAAATACTGTATGGTTTCCCTACTTACCCAGAGATGAAGCAGGATTTCATGTTTCCTTATGGCAGTTTCCCCATAATAGATCCTATCTTTGTAGATTCTCTTCTAACTATTTTATTTTGCCTTGATTTGTTTTTTGTCTTTTGCAGTCAACTTGATAACAACAACTTTGATGGGGCTACAATTCCAGATTCTTATGGCAACATGACTAAACTATTGAAATT GAGTCTCAGAAACTGCAGTTTGCAAGGTCCAATCCCTGACCTGAGCAGGATACCAAACCTTGGCTATCT AGACCTCAGTACAAACCAGCTAAATGGATCCATACCTTCTGAAAGGCTTTCTGAGAATATTACAACCAT TGATTTATCCAACAATGATCTTACTGGAAGTATCCCTGCCAGCTTTTCAGGTCTGCCTTGTCTTCAGAAATT GTCAGTTGCAAACAATTCACTGAATGGCTCCATTTTATCTACCCTTTGGCAAAGTCGGACTCTGAATGCATCTGAAAGACTTAAATT GGATTTTGAGAACAACAGACTGACAAATATTTCTGGCAATGGCAATATTAGTCTCCCTCAGAATGTCTCACTCTG GCTTCAAGGGAACCCTGTATGTTCAAATTCCAACCTGGTCCAATTTTGTGGATCTCAAAATGAGGATGTTGAAAAGCAGGGTTTGACAAACTTTGCTGATAACTGTCCCACTCAAGCATGTCCTTATGTATATTCCCCAACATCTCCTGTAGATTGTTTTTGTGCTGCCCCTCTGATCGTTGGTTATCGATTGAAAAGTCCTGGATTCTCCAATTTTCTACCCTACAGAGATGCATTTAAAGAGCATTTGACCTCTGGTCTCAATTTGGAACTTTATCAGCTATACCTTGAGAACTTCCAATGGGAGGAAGGACCTCGATTGAAGATGCAGCTGCAGTTATTTCCTGTCTATGATGCTAGCAACAAGAGTTCTCATGTGTTCAATGCAAGTGAGGTTCTGCGTATCATGAGCAAGTTCACTGGATGGGACATTCATCATAATGAAACATTTGGGCCTTACGAACTTTTGTACTTCCCTCTGTTGGAACCTTATAATAATG TGTTTGTTACCTCACCATCATCATCGGGTACAAGCAAAGGTGCCTTGGCTGGCATAGTATTGGGCGCCATTGCCGGTACAGTTGCATTATGTTCAATTGTTTCGCTTCTTATCATAAGGATGTATTTGAGGAACTACCGTCTGAGAAACTACCGTGCAAATTCAAGAAGACGTCATG CATCTAAAGCCTTGCTAAAAATTGATGGCATCAAGGATTTCACTTATGCTGAAATGGCCTTGGCTACAAACAATTTTAATAGCTCCACTCAACTTGGTCAAGGAGGATATGGAATAGTTTATAAAGGCATCCTGGCTGATGGCACAGTTGTGGCCGTCAAACGTGCTCAGGAGCATTCTTTACAGGGTGAGAAGGAGTTCTTAACAGAAATAGAATTGTTGTCAAGGCTACATCACAGGAATCTCGTTTCTTTGGTTGGATATTGTGATGAAGAATATGAACAG ATGTTGGTTTATGAGTTTATGTCAAATGGCACTCTTAGAGATCATATTTCTG CCAAGTCTAAAGAACCCCTGAGTTTTGCATTGAGAGTGAGAATTGCCTTGGGTTCAGCAAAAGGCATCCTCTACCTACATAAGGAAGCTGATCCTCCAATTTTCCATCGAGATATCAAGGCGAGCAACATATTGCTTGACTCTAATTATAATGCAAAGGTTGCTGATTTTGGACTTTCAAGACTCGCCCCAGCTCCAGATATAGAAGGGGCTGTGCCAGCTCATGTGTCCACAGTTGTAAAGGGTACCCCAGTAGGTTTACTATATTTATTCCCTCTA GGTTACCTTGATCcagagtattttctaacacataaATTGACAGATAAGAGTGATGTTTATAGCCTTGGTGTCGTTTTTCTGGAGCTGTTGACGGGGATGCAACCAATCACACATGGCAAAAACATTGTCCGAGAG GTCAATCTTTCATACCAATCTGGTATGATATTCTCATTCATTGATGGACGTATGGGCTCTTATCCTTCTAATTGTATGGAGAAGTTTTTGAATTTAGCCATGAAGTGTTGCCATGATGAGACAGACTCAAGACCATCAATGGCTGATGTGGTCCGAGAACTTGAAACTATATGGGCGATGATAGCAGATTCTGACATGAAAACAACCGATACAGTGATCACTGATCCTGGAAAGAGTGAGAGTTCACCATCTTCATCGTCCATGGTGAAGCATCCTTACGTGTCATCAGATGTTTCTGGCAGCGACCTTGTTAGTGGGGTTGCTCCTAGCATCCCCCCAAGATAA
- the LOC110667320 gene encoding probable LRR receptor-like serine/threonine-protein kinase At1g06840 isoform X1, giving the protein MAIAHRLRHLHHHYDQQSLCIRNSDLEMFQNSGGFSILGLSMSRISTFGTVLIMWLFWSSLLIEAQDAITSPVEVSALQDIKSSLIDINKNLSNWNRGDPCTSNWTGVLCFNTTMDDDYLHVRKLQLLNLNLSGTLSPSLGNLSYMEILDFMWNNISGSIPKEIGEIESLKLLLLNGNHLTGPLPEELGYLPNLDRIQIDENHISGSIPVSFAYLNMTKHFHMNNNSISGQIPPELSRLPRLVHFLLDNNNLSGYLPPQLSELPNLQILYGFPTYPEMKQDFMFPYGSFPIIDPIFVDSLLTILFCLDLFFVFCSQLDNNNFDGATIPDSYGNMTKLLKLSLRNCSLQGPIPDLSRIPNLGYLDLSTNQLNGSIPSERLSENITTIDLSNNDLTGSIPASFSGLPCLQKLSVANNSLNGSILSTLWQSRTLNASERLKLDFENNRLTNISGNGNISLPQNVSLWLQGNPVCSNSNLVQFCGSQNEDVEKQGLTNFADNCPTQACPYVYSPTSPVDCFCAAPLIVGYRLKSPGFSNFLPYRDAFKEHLTSGLNLELYQLYLENFQWEEGPRLKMQLQLFPVYDASNKSSHVFNASEVLRIMSKFTGWDIHHNETFGPYELLYFPLLEPYNNVFVTSPSSSGTSKGALAGIVLGAIAGTVALCSIVSLLIIRMYLRNYRLRNYRANSRRRHASKALLKIDGIKDFTYAEMALATNNFNSSTQLGQGGYGIVYKGILADGTVVAVKRAQEHSLQGEKEFLTEIELLSRLHHRNLVSLVGYCDEEYEQMLVYEFMSNGTLRDHISAKSKEPLSFALRVRIALGSAKGILYLHKEADPPIFHRDIKASNILLDSNYNAKVADFGLSRLAPAPDIEGAVPAHVSTVVKGTPVGLLYLFPLGYLDPEYFLTHKLTDKSDVYSLGVVFLELLTGMQPITHGKNIVREVNLSYQSGMIFSFIDGRMGSYPSNCMEKFLNLAMKCCHDETDSRPSMADVVRELETIWAMIADSDMKTTDTVITDPGKSESSPSSSSMVKHPYVSSDVSGSDLVSGVAPSIPPR; this is encoded by the exons ATGGCTATTGCCCATCGGCTCCGTCATCTACATCATCATTATGATCAACAATCTCTGTGCATTCGTAACAGTGACCTG GAGATGTTTCAGAATTCTGGTGGTTTTTCCATTCTTGGGCTGTCCATGTCAAGAATTTCCACTTTTGGAACTGTTTTGATTATGTGGCTGTTTTGGTCTTCTCTCCTCATTGAAGCACAAGATGCCATTACTAGTCCTGTAGAAG TGAGTGCACTGCAAGACATAAAGAGTAGTTTGATTGATATCAACAAAAATTTGAGCAATTGGAATCGAGGGGATCCCTGCACATCAAATTGGACAGGAGTTTTGTGCTTCAATACAACAATGGACGATGATTATCTGCATGTTAGAAAACT gcaaCTACTTAATTTGAATCTGTCTGGAACTTTATCACCATCACTTGGCAACTTATCCTATATGGAAATATT GGATTTTATGTGGAACAACATAAGTGGGAGTATACCAAAGGAGATAGGAGAAATTGAATCTTTGAAACTCTT GCTTCTGAATGGAAACCATTTAACAGGTCCCTTGCCTGAAGAGCTTGGATATCTTCCAAACTTGGACAGAATACAGATTGACGAGAACCATATATCAGGATCAATCCCTGTGTCATTTGCATACTTGAACATGACAAAGCACTT TCACATGAATAACAATTCAATTAGCGGGCAAATACCACCCGAACTATCCAGATTACCAAGGCTTGTTCACTT CCTTCTAGACAACAACAACTTATCTGGATATCTTCCACCACAGCTTTCTGAATTGCCAAACTTACAAATACTGTATGGTTTCCCTACTTACCCAGAGATGAAGCAGGATTTCATGTTTCCTTATGGCAGTTTCCCCATAATAGATCCTATCTTTGTAGATTCTCTTCTAACTATTTTATTTTGCCTTGATTTGTTTTTTGTCTTTTGCAGTCAACTTGATAACAACAACTTTGATGGGGCTACAATTCCAGATTCTTATGGCAACATGACTAAACTATTGAAATT GAGTCTCAGAAACTGCAGTTTGCAAGGTCCAATCCCTGACCTGAGCAGGATACCAAACCTTGGCTATCT AGACCTCAGTACAAACCAGCTAAATGGATCCATACCTTCTGAAAGGCTTTCTGAGAATATTACAACCAT TGATTTATCCAACAATGATCTTACTGGAAGTATCCCTGCCAGCTTTTCAGGTCTGCCTTGTCTTCAGAAATT GTCAGTTGCAAACAATTCACTGAATGGCTCCATTTTATCTACCCTTTGGCAAAGTCGGACTCTGAATGCATCTGAAAGACTTAAATT GGATTTTGAGAACAACAGACTGACAAATATTTCTGGCAATGGCAATATTAGTCTCCCTCAGAATGTCTCACTCTG GCTTCAAGGGAACCCTGTATGTTCAAATTCCAACCTGGTCCAATTTTGTGGATCTCAAAATGAGGATGTTGAAAAGCAGGGTTTGACAAACTTTGCTGATAACTGTCCCACTCAAGCATGTCCTTATGTATATTCCCCAACATCTCCTGTAGATTGTTTTTGTGCTGCCCCTCTGATCGTTGGTTATCGATTGAAAAGTCCTGGATTCTCCAATTTTCTACCCTACAGAGATGCATTTAAAGAGCATTTGACCTCTGGTCTCAATTTGGAACTTTATCAGCTATACCTTGAGAACTTCCAATGGGAGGAAGGACCTCGATTGAAGATGCAGCTGCAGTTATTTCCTGTCTATGATGCTAGCAACAAGAGTTCTCATGTGTTCAATGCAAGTGAGGTTCTGCGTATCATGAGCAAGTTCACTGGATGGGACATTCATCATAATGAAACATTTGGGCCTTACGAACTTTTGTACTTCCCTCTGTTGGAACCTTATAATAATG TGTTTGTTACCTCACCATCATCATCGGGTACAAGCAAAGGTGCCTTGGCTGGCATAGTATTGGGCGCCATTGCCGGTACAGTTGCATTATGTTCAATTGTTTCGCTTCTTATCATAAGGATGTATTTGAGGAACTACCGTCTGAGAAACTACCGTGCAAATTCAAGAAGACGTCATG CATCTAAAGCCTTGCTAAAAATTGATGGCATCAAGGATTTCACTTATGCTGAAATGGCCTTGGCTACAAACAATTTTAATAGCTCCACTCAACTTGGTCAAGGAGGATATGGAATAGTTTATAAAGGCATCCTGGCTGATGGCACAGTTGTGGCCGTCAAACGTGCTCAGGAGCATTCTTTACAGGGTGAGAAGGAGTTCTTAACAGAAATAGAATTGTTGTCAAGGCTACATCACAGGAATCTCGTTTCTTTGGTTGGATATTGTGATGAAGAATATGAACAG ATGTTGGTTTATGAGTTTATGTCAAATGGCACTCTTAGAGATCATATTTCTG CCAAGTCTAAAGAACCCCTGAGTTTTGCATTGAGAGTGAGAATTGCCTTGGGTTCAGCAAAAGGCATCCTCTACCTACATAAGGAAGCTGATCCTCCAATTTTCCATCGAGATATCAAGGCGAGCAACATATTGCTTGACTCTAATTATAATGCAAAGGTTGCTGATTTTGGACTTTCAAGACTCGCCCCAGCTCCAGATATAGAAGGGGCTGTGCCAGCTCATGTGTCCACAGTTGTAAAGGGTACCCCAGTAGGTTTACTATATTTATTCCCTCTA GGTTACCTTGATCcagagtattttctaacacataaATTGACAGATAAGAGTGATGTTTATAGCCTTGGTGTCGTTTTTCTGGAGCTGTTGACGGGGATGCAACCAATCACACATGGCAAAAACATTGTCCGAGAG GTCAATCTTTCATACCAATCTGGTATGATATTCTCATTCATTGATGGACGTATGGGCTCTTATCCTTCTAATTGTATGGAGAAGTTTTTGAATTTAGCCATGAAGTGTTGCCATGATGAGACAGACTCAAGACCATCAATGGCTGATGTGGTCCGAGAACTTGAAACTATATGGGCGATGATAGCAGATTCTGACATGAAAACAACCGATACAGTGATCACTGATCCTGGAAAGAGTGAGAGTTCACCATCTTCATCGTCCATGGTGAAGCATCCTTACGTGTCATCAGATGTTTCTGGCAGCGACCTTGTTAGTGGGGTTGCTCCTAGCATCCCCCCAAGATAA